The genomic region TGGATGGCTCTCGTCGAGAACAGGTTCGCTCAGTGCTTATCTTGGGCGCAATATTACTGCCAGTCGCTGGAGTTGAGGCGTTATTCGCTGAAACATTGAAATCAGTACTTGACTTTGCTGTCTTCCATCGATTTGCTGGATTGGTCATTCTCGCTGTCGCTGCAAAAACAGCCTCCGCGAAGGTTGGTGAGTACCTCCCCTCCTCAAGTATCATCATTGGTCTTGGATTAGTCGCGAGTGTCGATCTTAATAACGCATCACTCATTATCGATCCAAACATTGAGACAATTGCACAGGCAGTCGCCGCCGCCGGCGTTGGTGTTGGGTTTGCGCTGATTGTTGCACTCTTTGCGCCACGTCTTCGAGGCGTCGTCGAACTTGATCGTTTCCGGTTTGGAAGTTCGGTTGCGTTAGGGATGCTTGCACTTGATGTATTGGGGCTACTTCCAACGGAAGCACCAGTTGCTCTTGGCGTTCTCTGTGTGACCGCAGTCTTTGCATATGATCCTGATAGTCCAACTGTCGGAAACTCTGTAGCAGCTGCTGGTCATGCAGTCGGCAGTGACCGACCGGAGACGACTGCTTCCGAGACGGTTCCATCATCATCATCACCATCTGAGTCAACTCCAGGTTCAACCTCGAGTGTTGGAACGAAGAGTAACATCGCAGCATCAGTTGATAATGTCGAACGTGAGTCTCATACAGCGGATACAGAGTCAGACTCGGATTCTGGAGAGACTGGATATGGATTCCCAGACGATAGCGATTCGCATGCACCATGGCTCTGAGCGTGAAGTCAGTAATGATCTGTTCACGTACCTCCATATTCTAGTTCAGTGTAATTCATGACAATATACTGAAACTAATATGTAGGGAGTGAAGAATTCGAATAAATTATACAGACGACTGTATCAAACATGAGTATATCATCCTCTTGATACAATCAGAAAGCATCATAACCACACTCAACCAATCAGAGCGTTGGCGTAGATCACTTTTCAGGAGACACGACGGACTTACATCGTTTGATATCATGCACTATCGTATGAGCAACCGTGTCGTCGAGGGCCGAATGGTGACGCCAGAACGTCTTGCAGAGCTCGTTGAAGGTGAACGTCCACTTGAAGCTGAGCCGATCGAAGACGCTGATCGCTCTTGCCCAGAATGTGATGAAAATGTTATTTCTGTTGGGTATATGCCGAGCGTTACTGAGTTTGTTACTGCATATAAATGTCAAGAGTGTTCATGGTCTGACACGGACCGATGATCGCTGAGACGATGCGTCATTTATAATCGTAACCACTTTAGGCAGCATCAGTTTATACTAATTTGCTGACTGGGGGGTCGTGGCCAAGCCCGGTATGGCGACTGACTCCAGAGGCAGACCGCCCGGTGACGATACTCCAGACTGATATACCGAGCGATCAACTGATCATTGATCGCAGTGACGACCCTCTGGGGTACCGAGGCGCGAACCGGAGATATCAGTCGATCGGGGGTTCAAATCCCTCCGACCCCATAATAATTCTCTGTGTCGACTTCATCATATAGCATTGCTAGTAAGGTATATTTGTATCTGAGGATAATATTAAATCTGGTTTATCATTCTTCCTGTGATGGCATGTTACCGTGCGATATATTCCAGAAATGTCAATTTATGCATATTCATCATAAGTTCTATTATTTTTGATTTTCATAATGTGGCACAATGCTAGACGCAGAATTTGAGGCATGTGTTGAGTGTGGAAACCTGCATATGGAAGGTGGATCTGCACCGAATGACGTTGATGAGTGCGCTGTCTGTGGAGGGCACGTTTCTGAGATTGAGATTGATGATCTCATTGGATTATAGACAGGGAGAAACTGTCGAATGAATATTTGACCGTATCACATGTCGTATTGATTATAAGATGAGAACCCCGCGGTCAGTCTGATACTCTGCCTCAGTTGCTGACTGGGGTTCCCACATATACGTGTTCCCGTAGCCTTGTTTCGGTTCATTATCAACCAGCATCACGTTGTATGCATGGCTATTCTTCGTATCAATCATTACACCAACTGAATTAATGAACGGATTCATTCGAGTGAATGAGTCTCGAAGATCAAACGCAAAATTATCGCAGTCGTATCGATTATGTTCATAGACTTGACTGAGTTGCTGATGGAACAGATTTGCATATAGTTTTACTGTCCGGTATGACGTCGGAATGCGGTATTCTGTATCTGGACCAATATGATAAATTCCATCACTCGGTTGTTCCCAGTACCGCGGGAGTGCATTATCTAGGGTTTGTTTTATCCAGGCGATATCTCGTGTTACCGTCTCAACTGACAATATCTTATCAAGAGTGATTTCAGATTCTGTCTGCTCAAATATCTCCGCTGACTCAGACGAGAGGAATGGTGATGACATAGCTGTTGCAACCCCGATACTACTCAAATAATTCCGGCGGAGCATAAATCTCCAAATATTACTTTGGGTGACTCTGCGGCTAATAATTTCATCTGGTGGCTCATTTCGCTTCTTCTTGATACAAAGAATATACAGAATACTGCTATTTGTGTGGTCATATGCCCATCGTGTAGTATATCATATATTTACACGTAATAGAGAGAGATCAACCGTATGATGGGTATATTCGTGAGTAGCGCTGTAGCCAAGATACATCATTGAATTCTACAGGCGGAACAAGGCGAGTGCCTCGGGGCTTGACACCGAGGGTGAAGCCTGTCGGAACAGTTACTAAACCACGTTCCTAGTATATCAGGACAGTCAGAAAACCCAAAAGACGGATTAAAGATCTTAATCTAACGCTGACTGAAACACGATATGGAAATGTGGTGTCTCTCAAGACCCGCGTCTTCGACGTGGTGAGACGGACACTATCGGGTCGTGGTGGAGCGACCGACCCTCACGGACACCAGCGAGGTGTTCGGGTGTTAATTCCAGCCGACCCCACTCTCGGGGAAGGTCGAGGGGTATTAAATTCGCCTGCGTCCGTCCGCTCACTTTTCGGGCGACACGGACAAAGTGGTGAAGCCTCGGGGCTTGTCCCCGAGGTACTTCACCCGTGGCAGCGGCAAAACACGGTGAATCATATCTTTTGAATCTATCTTAGATATAATATATCAAGATGAACCAGGTGATAGATTACAGTTCGTATGTTTTGAGGTGATTAGAAACAGGCGGGTGTTCGCCAACCTCACGAACAACTAATGATAATTCATCGATATTCAGCGTAGGGAGATCAAGTTCTCGATTCGATTCAAGATAATTAATAAGCTTATCGTATTCCGACATATCATCCAAATATCCAAATGTTAAATGTGGAATGAACTCCTCGGCATCACGATCAAGCGTGGTTGTTTCTGCGTGCGCACAGAGTCGGCGATTGATATCGCCCAATTTTCCATCATCATCAATTTCTGCATAAACAACATCAGGAAAAATATTAAATTGGGTTAACGAAATCTCAAAGGGGTCTGTCCGCATTATTTCATATGAGATCATCTCATCAATTTGTTTAATTGGATTATCATTGATGGTCACCGACTCAACCGGATCGTCAAAGAGCTTCACTGTCAGATGAAGTATCTCATGTGGGACAGGGTCGAAACATGAAAACTCACTGAGTGTGCCAACAACTCGTTCATATGCTGAGCAGGCAAATGCATCGCTGACATCAGCAAGCAGCACAAGCCGCTTTTTACTATCGGAGTCATAAGTTGGCGGAGTGATATCACGACGACGAGCCCAGAACTCTTCGGCTTTAGATGCCATTTCTTCATTATGCATGACGTTTCCCCGCTAAAGAAGATGATTGGGTTGGTGCTGATTCCTGCTGAGAGACGGTTAATTCGGTATGATCATGACGAGAGCGAGCAGTCTCGCTACAAGCTACTGAGTTTATATGATATCTATACATGTGGATGTAAGGACAGTTCAGACGACTGTGAATTCTCCGTACTGGTTTTGTGAAATCGATTATCAAAAACAACTGCAACAAATATGCTCGAATTGAGAGCGCGAGTCATCCAATATTGTATGCGTCGACAAGTATGATACAATCCAAAAAATGATGCCATTATACGATGAGTGAATATTCCACATGTGAGATACTGTTCAGCCAATGACCAATTTCTGCGAAATGATTTATATTGCATCTCCAACCATATCCACGGTGAGAGCTGTGCATACGCATATCTGTGCGGAGAGCACCACGTATTGGATCGGGAAAATCCGTCCTCAATTGCGGTTGTATCATGAGCGAGCAAGTAAACTAATTGTCTAATTATTAAAATATTCGTTCTCATAAACTCGTATATCGATAGTGAGGGATGTATGGAAATATATGCTTGGGTGTGTGTGAATATGTCATTGGATATAGCGGATCTTGATGATGAGACAACCAATCCATGGATCGCCTTGTTGGAACTCACCCCGTCCAGATACGCAATGTGTCTCATAACTATTCACTTCAGTATCACTATCACTATCAGAATAATATTGAAACGTATTTGTATGGAGTGAACTACCCTGACCTACCGCGCTCGGGGCTATCGGTCCCTCGCTTGTTGAGGACAGGGCTTCCTGCTTCCATGTCAGAACTTACATCCAACGTGGACACATCGGTTCCTGACTCCACAGGCGACTTCCCTTCACGGGCGGTTCGGGGTGACCCACTCCTACCGAACTGACATTCAGCCACAACCAACGGTACGCGCTTCTTGTCGCGCTTGAACACTGTTAAACGCGTGTGAATATCGTACTATCGGCTACGACAGGATCGTAAATATACCGGTGGAACTGTATGAACAGATGATGACGACGCTGTATCCCCGCCCTCGTCCTACTCACTCGCTTCACTCGTTCCTTGAGGATGTGGGCTTAGCACCTGTATTCAGCTAACATCGTGCATTGAGATCTTGAGTAATGTGTATTATGACAAAATGGGTAGTCTTGGCTTGATAAGGCTAAGAACCCTTCCTCAAGGAGTCAGCTTCGCTGACGAGTACGGAGAGGAAGGGGATAGCCGTACACCAAACATAGCGTTGATTAACAGAGAAGAAATATCAAAATATCAAAATGTGTGTATTATTATTATTGACAGTCAACACAGATTGATAATCAGTGAATTGAAAGTTAGTCTAATTAAGACCAATCAGCCTGCTTATAGATCAAATCACGTTGGATATTATTCGCACCTTCATAGATAACTGGAACGCGAACATCACGATATATCCGAGAAATTTTGTTCTCCTTTAGCACTGATCGTCCTCCGTATAGTTGCATGGCGCTTTCAGCGCAATTGACAGCAGCCTCAGTCGCAGTCGTCTTTGCAAGAGCGGCCCAATATCCAGGGTTATTATTCTCTGTTACATGTTTGGCTGCCCGCCAGGTCAGTGCTCTGGCGGATTCAAGTTCCATTCGCATCTCCGCAAGGTCGTGTTTAACTGCCTGAAAATCACTAATCTGTTGATCCCAGGCTTCTCGGTTATGAACAAATTGACTTGCCTCCTCGATTGCTGCTGCGGCTAATCCAAGACCATGTCCGGCAACGTCCACCCGTCCATGATTGAAAAACTCCGTTACTATCTCAAACCCATCCCCGACGTCGCCAATGAGATGTGAATCCGGAATCCGACATTGATTGAGTGTAATGTGTCCTTGTTTTGAAGCGCGGTATGCCATCTTTTCTGGGATATGCTCAACGGTGTATCCGGATG from Haloquadratum walsbyi C23 harbors:
- a CDS encoding 2'-5' RNA ligase family protein; translation: MHNEEMASKAEEFWARRRDITPPTYDSDSKKRLVLLADVSDAFACSAYERVVGTLSEFSCFDPVPHEILHLTVKLFDDPVESVTINDNPIKQIDEMISYEIMRTDPFEISLTQFNIFPDVVYAEIDDDGKLGDINRRLCAHAETTTLDRDAEEFIPHLTFGYLDDMSEYDKLINYLESNRELDLPTLNIDELSLVVREVGEHPPVSNHLKTYEL
- a CDS encoding DUF5795 family protein; this translates as MSNRVVEGRMVTPERLAELVEGERPLEAEPIEDADRSCPECDENVISVGYMPSVTEFVTAYKCQECSWSDTDR
- a CDS encoding DUF5794 domain-containing protein — translated: MSVSRHPVALRLEQQVGSATRLLATVMALPLVDGIFPALIIAGALDSPLGILETGLLIFGGSATVAVILAEMDGSRREQVRSVLILGAILLPVAGVEALFAETLKSVLDFAVFHRFAGLVILAVAAKTASAKVGEYLPSSSIIIGLGLVASVDLNNASLIIDPNIETIAQAVAAAGVGVGFALIVALFAPRLRGVVELDRFRFGSSVALGMLALDVLGLLPTEAPVALGVLCVTAVFAYDPDSPTVGNSVAAAGHAVGSDRPETTASETVPSSSSPSESTPGSTSSVGTKSNIAASVDNVERESHTADTESDSDSGETGYGFPDDSDSHAPWL